One genomic segment of Sanyastnella coralliicola includes these proteins:
- a CDS encoding anthranilate synthase component I family protein, with translation MIETLIPELGSLPHDTVVYLHDGSFHGRSLLAVGEAHSIRFQSNTELKAIDRFLAQHKDEWKVALFGYNLKNSIEDLSSKHPENTGIPESLILVPQMLFSIERGNIEVISGHSHPQLSEALKSILEPSDNLTQEAIELHPRLTREDYLEDLGKVQQHIQRGDIYEMNYCQEFFNESADIQPFETYKKLHHLTRAPFSVFVRTNASYLLCGSPERYLKRIDDQLISQPIKGTTRRGNTPEEDELLKATLRADEKERGENIMITDLVRNDLGRIAQPDSVKVDELCEIYSFETVHQMISTVSALAKKELKFSELLQATFPMGSMTGAPKVRSMQLIDEIERSDRGLYSGSVGYIEPNGNFDFNVVIRSLLYNSESHYLSARVGGAITALSDPEKEYEECLLKADALFKALR, from the coding sequence ATGATAGAGACACTCATCCCTGAATTGGGCAGCCTCCCACATGACACCGTCGTTTACCTTCACGACGGATCATTTCACGGCCGATCCTTACTTGCCGTTGGCGAAGCACACTCAATTCGCTTTCAATCCAACACAGAATTGAAGGCAATTGACCGCTTCTTAGCACAACACAAAGACGAGTGGAAAGTAGCCCTGTTCGGATACAATCTGAAGAACAGCATTGAAGACCTCTCCTCGAAACACCCCGAAAACACTGGCATTCCAGAGAGTCTGATTCTCGTCCCACAAATGCTTTTCTCGATTGAGCGAGGCAATATTGAAGTAATCAGCGGACACTCTCACCCTCAACTGAGTGAAGCTCTCAAATCAATTCTTGAACCGAGCGATAACCTCACACAAGAAGCGATTGAACTGCATCCAAGACTCACGCGTGAAGACTACCTTGAAGACCTGGGTAAAGTACAGCAGCACATCCAACGAGGAGACATTTACGAGATGAACTACTGTCAGGAATTCTTCAATGAATCTGCTGACATTCAACCTTTTGAGACCTACAAGAAACTGCATCACCTTACCAGGGCTCCATTCTCCGTTTTTGTCAGAACAAACGCCTCCTACCTGCTTTGCGGCAGTCCGGAACGCTACCTAAAACGCATTGACGACCAACTGATTAGCCAACCCATCAAAGGAACCACACGACGTGGAAACACTCCAGAGGAAGACGAACTGCTGAAAGCAACGCTCCGAGCTGACGAGAAAGAGCGTGGAGAGAATATCATGATCACTGATCTTGTGCGGAATGACCTTGGTCGGATCGCTCAGCCAGACTCAGTTAAGGTGGATGAACTCTGCGAGATCTATTCATTCGAGACCGTTCACCAAATGATCTCAACTGTTTCCGCGCTAGCGAAAAAGGAACTGAAATTCAGCGAATTACTGCAAGCAACATTCCCTATGGGATCGATGACAGGCGCTCCTAAAGTGAGATCGATGCAGCTGATTGACGAAATCGAAAGGTCAGACCGCGGACTGTACTCAGGAAGCGTAGGCTACATTGAACCCAATGGCAACTTCGACTTTAACGTTGTGATTCGCAGCCTTCTATACAATAGCGAAAGCCACTATCTTTCAGCTCGCGTTGGAGGAGCCATCACCGCTCTTTCTGACCCAGAGAAAGAATACGAAGAGTGCCTGCTCAAAGCAGATGCACTATTCAAAGCACTACGCTAA
- the hemH gene encoding ferrochelatase encodes MKTGILLINLGTPDAPTPGAVGRYLTEFLGDGRVIDIPWLPRKILVNGIISPTRRFKSSAEYKKVWTDAGSPLLLYSQELTKKLQTRFEGEDVTVELAMRYQSPSMDSVMARMEKANYDRIIIVPLYAQYASATTGSTIEKAFKIISKWYVIPEITAVSQYWDDDMYINGFVTRAQKFDLESYDHFLFSYHGLPERQVDKVYEDRQCSNHSCEDEINEENKFCYKATCYATTRAIAERLGIKEEDYTVCFQSRLDSKWLRPFADEVVEEQAEKGAKRLLVFSPAFVADCLETLIEIGEEYDKDFQEAGGEKLDLVPSLNADDDWVDALESLARKRMV; translated from the coding sequence ATGAAGACCGGAATCTTACTTATTAACCTTGGAACGCCTGATGCACCCACACCAGGGGCAGTGGGACGTTACCTCACAGAATTCCTAGGAGATGGACGTGTTATCGATATCCCGTGGCTACCACGAAAGATATTGGTGAATGGAATCATCTCTCCTACGCGACGATTCAAATCATCTGCTGAATACAAGAAAGTGTGGACCGATGCCGGCTCACCGCTGCTCTTGTACAGTCAAGAATTGACGAAGAAACTTCAGACTCGTTTTGAAGGTGAAGATGTGACTGTAGAATTGGCAATGCGCTACCAGAGTCCTTCCATGGACTCGGTCATGGCGCGAATGGAAAAAGCCAATTATGATCGCATCATCATCGTTCCACTATATGCACAGTACGCCAGCGCAACTACCGGATCCACCATTGAAAAGGCATTTAAGATCATTTCAAAGTGGTATGTGATTCCTGAAATCACTGCGGTAAGCCAATATTGGGATGACGACATGTACATCAATGGCTTCGTGACACGTGCTCAGAAATTTGATCTAGAGAGTTACGACCACTTCCTATTTAGCTACCACGGTCTTCCGGAGCGTCAGGTAGACAAAGTATATGAAGATCGTCAGTGCTCGAATCACAGCTGTGAAGACGAGATCAACGAAGAGAACAAGTTCTGCTATAAAGCAACTTGTTACGCAACTACACGTGCCATCGCAGAACGACTAGGCATCAAAGAAGAAGACTACACGGTATGCTTCCAATCACGCCTCGACAGCAAATGGCTACGTCCGTTCGCTGACGAAGTAGTAGAAGAACAAGCAGAGAAAGGTGCGAAGCGATTGTTAGTATTCTCTCCAGCCTTTGTTGCTGATTGTTTGGAAACATTAATCGAAATTGGTGAGGAGTACGATAAGGACTTTCAAGAAGCTGGGGGCGAGAAGTTAGATCTTGTACCGAGTTTGAATGCCGATGATGATTGGGTTGATGCGCTGGAGTCGCTAGCGCGGAAACGGATGGTCTAA